One region of Rhodocaloribacter litoris genomic DNA includes:
- a CDS encoding ExbD/TolR family protein, whose amino-acid sequence MARVSYIPRGSGFLLRFIDIGLIILFGFLMITDIQIFSQIKMPGRAEDATVPDAQRLSFVTVEILPGGRFTVVEREREEVFCHNVTALDRLEACLVAVRDALRQRDRQPVVLINPARGSIVQHTVDVLDICDRNGILKNINREAIKL is encoded by the coding sequence ATGGCACGTGTGTCCTACATCCCCCGGGGCAGCGGATTTCTGCTCCGATTCATTGACATCGGCCTGATCATCCTTTTCGGTTTTTTGATGATCACGGACATACAGATTTTTTCGCAGATCAAGATGCCGGGTCGTGCCGAGGATGCGACCGTTCCCGATGCGCAGCGTCTCTCGTTCGTCACCGTGGAGATCCTGCCGGGAGGACGATTCACCGTCGTCGAGCGTGAACGGGAAGAGGTGTTCTGTCACAACGTGACGGCGCTGGACCGGCTGGAGGCCTGCCTGGTGGCCGTGCGCGATGCGCTCCGGCAGCGTGACCGGCAGCCGGTCGTGCTCATCAATCCGGCCCGGGGGTCCATTGTGCAACACACGGTGGATGTGCTCGACATCTGTGATCGAAACGGCATTCTCAAGAACATCAACCGGGAGGCGATCAAGCTGTAG